The genome window TTCGAACACTTCGGTGCCCAGGGTCATGCGCGTGCCCAGGATCACCAGCAGCGACAGGAACAGGCCCAGCGTGGCGGTGGTCTGGATGAAGCTGGTGTACAGGCCGCGCTTGCCCGGCGGCGCGTGCTCGGCCACGTAGGTCGCCGCGCCGCCGTACTCGCCGCCCAACGCCAGGCCCTGCACCAGACGCAGCACGATCAGGATGATCGGCGCGGCCATGCCGATGCTGGCGTAGTTGGGCAGGATGCCGACGATGAAGGTGGACAGGCCCATCAGCACGATGGTGATCAGGAAAGTGTACTTGCGGCCGATGCGATCGCCCAGGCTGCCGAAGAACGCGGCGCCGAACGGGCGCACAGCGAAACCGGCGGCGAAGGCCAGCAGCGCGAAGATGAAGCCGGTGGTCTCGTTGACCCCGCTGAAGAACTGCTTGGCGATGATCGCGGCGAGCGAGCCGTACAGATAGAAGTCGTACCACTCGAACACGGTGCCCAGGCTGGAGGCGAAGATCACCTTCTTGTGACCTTGGGTCAGGGGCTTGCCCGACGGGTTGATGGCGGTGCTGGACATAGGAAGCTTCCCCTCCGAAGCGGGTGGTGTGGCGGTGGCGGTGGCGGTCGGGTGACGCGGTCCGTCGCGGGTGCGGACGAGTCCGCGGCGGCGCGGCGCGCCCTCCCAGGGCGCCGCGCCGGCCGTGGCCTCAGAAGCTGTACTTGGTGGTGAACTGCAGGCGAGTGATGTCGCCCTTGGCGCCGCTTTCGATCTCGCGCTTGCCGACCATCAATTCGGCACCGACATCGACCTTGGGCAGCGGCGTGTAGAAGATATTGCCGCGCAGGCTCTGCACGTTCTTGGTCACGCCCAGCCCGGTCAGCGCGGTGTCGTTGTCGTAGTCGCTGCGCGCGTAGATCAGGTTGCTGCGCAGCTTGGGCGAGAAGGCATGACGCCAGCCGATGTAGCCGGCGACCACGCCGACCGTGTCCAGGTCGCGGTCGGCCGCATCGTAGACCGCGTCCTGGGCGATGCCCAGGCCGACGTAGCGGCCGATGCCCTCGCCGCCGCTGAGCTGATAGAACAGGCTGTCGCTGTCCCCCGCCACCCACTTGCCGCCCAGGGTCAGGCCGCCGGCCGCCTTGCTGGCGTTTGCGCCGGTGGCGCGGTTGTCCACCTTCAGCTGGCCGAGCAGGCCGCCGATGCCGAAGCTGCCCCAGTCGCCCTTCCAGCCGTAGCGCACGGTCAGGTCCGGCAGCGCGCCGCGGTCGGAGCTGGCACTGGTGATCGCGCCGCTCGCGCTGCGGTTGTAGACGGTGGTCTCCGGGTTCTCCAGGGCGACGCTGAAGCCGCCATTGGTGTAGCGCAGCTGCGCCTGGCGCACGAAGATCACGCCGTCGGTGGGGCCGATGAAG of Xanthomonas translucens pv. cerealis contains these proteins:
- a CDS encoding DcaP family trimeric outer membrane transporter; the encoded protein is MSHRIASLAWRPLAAALFVALIAPGAAFAQSGKTPSAREQALEARVAELERQVQLLLSSQQQQQGQIAQAQSEVAAVKSSQAAPAALPAGKAPIQVTTITPGAAPGTTFKVGGFIKADFLATRTGDGQLADDATGRALYLPGQTPVGGGKSGTDYNAHAKFSRINVGVDSVSDAGNKAGALVELDFFGNALGTQTATNTYGATLRHAYMYWNHWLAGQTWSNFMDPAALPEAADFIGPTDGVIFVRQAQLRYTNGGFSVALENPETTVYNRSASGAITSASSDRGALPDLTVRYGWKGDWGSFGIGGLLGQLKVDNRATGANASKAAGGLTLGGKWVAGDSDSLFYQLSGGEGIGRYVGLGIAQDAVYDAADRDLDTVGVVAGYIGWRHAFSPKLRSNLIYARSDYDNDTALTGLGVTKNVQSLRGNIFYTPLPKVDVGAELMVGKREIESGAKGDITRLQFTTKYSF